DNA from Planctomycetota bacterium:
GGAGCGTCTGGACCGCGGTGCCGCTGGTGATGGGATTGTCCGTCGTCATCGGCTTGTTTCACGGCCTGCTCGTCACGCGCATGCGGCTCCAACCGTTCATCGTCACCCTCTGCGGCCTGCTCATCTACCGCGGCATCGCCCGCGGGATGACCAGCGATCAGTCGCAGGGATTCGCCCTGGGTTTCAAGGGACTCCGCTCCATCGCCACCGGCCATCTGCCGATCTTCGGCACCGGCGCCGGCGTTTTCGAGCTGCCCGCCACCACGTTCACGCTCATCATCGTCGCCATCATCGCGGCGATCTTCCTCAACAAGACGATCTACGGCCGATACCTGCTGGCGCTGGGCCGCAACGAACAGGCGGCGCGCTACTCGGGCATTCCCACCGAACGCATGATCCTGCTGGCGTATGTCATCTGCTCGACGCTGGCGGGGCTGGGCGGAATGCTGTTCGTGCTGGACATCAACGCGGCGCAGCCCAGCGACTTCGGCAACTTCTATGAACTGTACGCCATCGCCGCCGCCGTGCTCGGCGGATGCTCCCTGCGCGGCGGGGAGGGGTCGATCCTCGGCGTCCTCATCGGGTCGGCCGTCATGGTCGTCCTCTCGAACATGATCAACCTTGTGCACCCCAACTATCAGAACGTCGAGTTCGCCATCATCGGCTTCGTGATTCTGGCGGGCGTGATCGTCGATGAGGTGGTCAAGCGTTTCGCGGCCCGTCGCCGAGCGGTGCGGCAGGCGCAGGCGGCGGAGCGCGGCGAAGGGTGATCGACGATGCTCAGGCCCCATCGCACGGCGATGCCGCTATGATGAGCTCTGACCCGACGAGGAAGCAGCCATGTCACGCATGTCCAAGCGGATGATTCAGTTGCTGGCGATCGCACTGCTGGCCGGCCTCGCGCCGGCGGGCGAGCCGGTCAAGCTGTTCAACGGACATGACACAAGCGGGTGGAAGACCAAGCCGCACCGCAAGAACGCGTCGCACTGGGTCGTCGGCTCCGCGAGCATCGACACGAAGGACCCGCGCGAGCTGGCGGTGGACCCCAAGGGGAATGAACTCATCAACGCCCCCGGCTACGGGCAGGACCTTTACACCGAACAGTCCTTCGGCGACTGCACGGTCGAGCTCGACGTCATGGTCCCCCGCGGGTCCAACTCGGGCATCTACCTGATGGGCGAATACGAAGTGCAGGTCCTCGACAGCTTCGATCAGCAGGACCACCCGGGCGTCGGCGACATGGGCGCGATCTACGGCATCCGTCCGCCGACGCATCCCAAGTACAAACAGCCCGGCGAATGGAACCACTTCGTCATCGAATTCAAAGCCCCCCGCTTCGACGCCGCCGGCAACAAGACGAGCAACGCCCTCTTCCTCCGCGTCACGCTCAACGGTCAGACCATCCACGAAAACGTCGAAGCCCCCGGTCCGACCACCAGCGCCCTGACCGGCAAGGAATCGCCCGCCGGCCCGCTCATGCTCCAGGGCGACCACGGCGCCGTCTCCTTCCGCAACATCATCATCACCCCCCGCTGACGGATCACGGTGCGGAACGCTTGTGTCGATAGACCCAAACGCGATCCGAGGAGCGGCTGTGTACGACGAAGGCATCGAGCCGGGGATCGAAGTAGCCCATGTGCCCGCCGTATTGACCCGCCGGAATCGCCGGGCCGTTCGGCTCGATCAGCTCCCATTGGAGCGTCGCGGCGTCGAGGGCTGCGAGCTTTAATTCTTTGCCTTGCCCATCCGGCGCGAACGCCAGCAGAAACACATCGCCGACCGGGTCGTAGGCGAAGATCGAGTGCGCATCGTGGCCGAAGATGCGCTCGTCCGTGCTGACTTTCGACCATGCGTCGGCGGCGAAGTCGTACATGAACGTGTCATGCTCAATAACCGCGACAAGCCGGCGGCGCTTGGGGTCGTAGGCCATCTGCTGCTCCGACCGCGGGGCGAGGTGGTCGGCGAACGCCAGGTCCTCGATCGAGCGCCCGCCGTTGGGATGCATCTGCGTCCAGCGATTCGTCGTCATGTCCAAAAGCCACATCGCATGATCGTGCGGGCTGACGTTCTGAGCGGCGACGTACCAGACGCAGCGCTGTTGATCCGGCAGATAAGTCAGCGATCCGCCCATGCCGCGCAGGTCCGGCCGGGGCTCGTCGGCCGCCGCCATCCGTTGATGAAGCCATCGGCGCTGAACCGGATCGAAGGACCAGAGCGGCGTGTAGCGCGGATCGAGCTGCGCCTGCACATGGTCGATGGTTTGATGCGTGAAATACGCCTGCGTGGCGGGCTGCGCCGCCGGGTCCGCGCCCATGGCCCAGACCATCCGCTTGGCGATCGGGTCGTAGCAGAAGCCGTCCCATGTATGAATCGGCATGATCGGCCCGCCGCGGCGCGTGGCGAGTTGGCCGTCGCTGAGCGTGACATTCTCGCTCCACCATTTCCGATACGCTTCGATCTCGCCGCGCTGCTTGTCGGTCAGCGGCTCGTCGGGATTGCGAACAAGATTGCGCGAAGTCAGAAAGTAAGCCGCCTTGTGGTCGCCCGCGTTGCCGCCGTCGGGTTCGTAAAGCAGCCGCCATGTATTGGCGCCGAGGTGGTATTCCCAGACGTCGTTCATGCGATGTGGAACCTGATGATTCCCGCCGGCGTAGAGGGCGGTGCGGCGCTCGGGGGCGTAGACCATCTTGTTGCAGTAATCGCGCTGGCCCGGGCCGCGTTTGTCCATGTAGTGATCGACGAAAACCTTGTAGTCGGGCGTCTGCTCGAAGCCCGGGGGCAGGACGACGGTGACGGGATCGAGCAAAGCGGAGCTGTGGTCGCCCAGCGCCTGGAGCGTCGCCATCACCGCCGGGTCGTCCGCCGGCGGCGCCTCGTCCGCCCGCCCGGCGCCCGCAAACATCAGGAACGCGACATGGCACACGATCACCGCCCCGCTCCATCGGACGGAGCGGGACTGCCGATTGATTGGGATGGAGTAGTGGGTCATAACACCCCCGGCAGGACTCGAACCTGCGACCTGCCGCTTAGAAGGCGGCTGCTCTATCCAGCTGAGCTACGGGGGCAGCGGGACTTGGAATGTGGTCCATCATACGATCGTCGATGCGATGCGGACAGCTTGGATGAAGAAGCACGCCGCGAGCGGGCTCGTTAAACGGGGGGAACGGCAAACGCTTGACAAACCGGCCCCAGCGTCCAATGATACCCCTCGCTGACTGACGGCCAGGTAGCTCAGTTGGTAGAGCACCGCACTGAAAATGCGGGTGTCGGCGGTTCAAGTCCGCCCCTGGCCATTGCAAACCGCGGCCCGCGCCGCGGTTTTATCATTGGGGCCAGATCAGGCGCACCGTGAAACCCGCCGGGAGCTGTTCGTCGGCGTTGTCGATGGTGAACACGCAGCGGAACGTCTGGCTCGCCGAGTCGATGACGGGTTCGACGGTCTTGAGCTTGCCGGTGAGCGTCTTGCCCACCGGCGCTTCGGCCAGCAGCTTGTACGCCCGGCCGCGCTCGAGCTTGCCGAAGATCTCCACCGGCAAAAACATCTGCGCCTCCAGCGAGGACAAATCCACCATCGTCAGCACGGTGTCGCGATTGGTCACCGACGCCCCCGCTTCGACGTGCTTGCGGATGACCAGCGCATCGAACGGCGCGGTCAAGGCGTAGCGCGAGAGCCGGGTCTGTTCGAGCTTGACGTTCTCCTCGGCGAGCCGCTTCTGCATCGTCGCCGCGTCGAGGGCCGCCTGCGTCGCATCGACCTGAAGCTGCGAGCGGCGGACTTCCCATTCCTGGGCCGACCCGCTTTTGGCAAGGTCCTTCATCCGGTCAAGCTGGATGTTGTTCTCGGCGAGCAAAAGGGTCTGGCGGCGGATTTCCGAATCGTCCTCGGAGCGGAGGCGGGCGCCGAGGACGACGACTTTCTGGATGGCGTCGTCCATGCGGGCGACGGGCTGGCCGGCCTTGACGTGGTCGCCTTCCTCGACGGTGATTTCCGAAAGGATGCCGTCCATGGGGGCGTTGAGGGACACCTGCTTGGCGGGCATGACCAGCCCCCGGAGCCGCTCATCGTCGGGCCGGAGGGTCGTTTCGCGCTTATCGGTCGCACTCTGGGCGTACAAGGCGCCGACCCAGCCGACCGATACCACTAAGAGAATCGCCAGGCCGGTCCGTGTCTGGGAAGCGGAGGCCGGTACAATGTTTGACATGGGCATCCGAAGCGCTCCTAATGGGGAGTTTGCGGTCCATCTGCGAGTATAGTCTTTCATGAGCCAGGCGGTGAATCAAATCCAACGGCTGGTGCAGGCGGCCCTGCACGAGTTTGAGACGCTGGCCGCCAGCGAGGAACAGCCGTCCAAAGTGCTCGGCGGGATGCTGGCGGCGATGTGCCGCGCGACGAGCGCCGAAGGCGCCGTCGCATGGATGCACGACAAGCGGCACGACGCCTACATGCCCACCGCCCGCGCGGGTCAGGGTTCGGCTCTGGCGTTCGCGCAGGACGGCGGGCTGCTCGATCCGGTCATCGCGGCGGTGACGGAGGCGGCCCGGCAGAACAAGCCGATCATCGCCGCCCCCGACCAGCGCGAATTCGCCGGAACGGAGCTGGCGCCGACGACGCAGTTCTATGTGCCGATGGATGCGGCCGGTCGCGTCATGGGCATCGTGCAGATCATCTACACCGCCGAGGTCGATCCCAAAAGCTATCGCCAGTACGTCGCCTTCACTCAGCAGGGCGCTCGCGCCGCGGGCATGTACCTGGGCCGGCGGCAGACGCAGGTCCTCGCCGAGGAATCCGCCTCGCAGGCCGCCATGCTCGCCGTCGTGCAGCAGATGGTCTGCCTCGACAAGCCGCACGATCAGGTGCATGAACTGGCCAACGCCGCGCGGCCGGTGCTTGAATCGCAGCGCGTCGCCGTCGTCGGATACTGGTGCAACAAAAGCGAAGTGGCGTTCAGCGATGTGATCGAGCTCAACCGAAAGGCCGTGCTCGTCCGCGCCGCGGAGATGCTCGCCGACACCGCCCGGCACCGGCAGGTCCCGATGACCTTCCGCAAGGGCGAACAGCTCGATGATGACGATCAGTCACTGGCTCCGCTGCTCGATGACCTCTTCGGGCTTGGGGCGGCGGAGGCGGTGTGTCTGACGCTGATTCGTTGCGAGGATCGCATCGTGGGCGTGATGCTCGCCGAGTACGCGACCGCCGACGAAGCCGCGCGTCACGGGTCCACGCAGCAGTCGCTCTGCCAGCACGCCGGGGCGATCCTCGATCGGTCGATCACCACGTACTACCGCCCGCTCCGCCGCGTCGGCACATTGCTCGCCAAAATCCGCGACAAACCCGTCAGTTCCGCCATGATCGCCGCGGGCATCGTCGCCGGCGTCGCGCTGGTCATCTACCTGACCGTCTTCATGCAGGTCGCGCTTTATGTCCGCGCCGACGCGCGGCTCGAACCGGCGCACCTCATGGTCCTCTCCGCCCCGCAGGAAGGTCAGGTCAAAAACGTCCTTGTCAAAACCGGTCAGCCCGTCCACGCCGGCGATGTGCTCGTCGAACTGGACGCTACGGAGGTGAACCTGAAGCTGACGGAGGTGACGAAGGCCATCGACGCCGAGCGCGTCAAGCTTCAGACCGCCCGCGCGAAAAACGATGTGCCCGAAGTGCTCAGCTCCGGCCTGAAGATCGAGCAGCTCCTGATCCGCCAGAAGTCCCTGACACGCGAAAAGGACCTCACGCAGGTCCGCTCGCTCATCGACGGCGTCGTCCTGACCGAACGCCCGCATCAGATCGAAGGCATGAGCGTGGCGACGGGCGATGCGCTTCTGCACGTGGCGGACCTGAGCCATTTCGATCTGGTGATGGAAGTGCATGAGGAGGACCTGGCGCTGATCGAAGAGCGCCTGCGCGACGGCACGCCGGTCGAGGCGTCGTTCCTGTCGCGCCCCTGGCCCGACCTGATTCAGCACGCGACGATCAAAGACCTCTCCGCGCTCGCGCCGACGAGCGGACCCGACGAGCGGGGCAAACAGCACATCTTCAAAGTCATCGTGCCGATGGAGCTAAAGGGCATGAGCCCGCAGCTTGTCCTGGCGAATCCGACGGGGCGCGCGAAGCTGGATGTGGGCACGTCGAATCTGATGTACCGTTACGGGCGACGCGTGTGGCGCTTCCTTGAAATGACGCTGTTTTTCTAAGGGAGCGAGCGATGGCCAACAAGCGCGTCCGGCGCTCCGATCTTGAAGCGGCGCATTTTCAGCGGGACGAGTCGCCCTCGCAGATGGAGATGATCCGATCGCAGCCCCTGCCGGCGGCTCGCGCGGATCTTCAGATCAGCCCGCAGCTTTATCTGGGCAAGACCGTGTATGTCGTCAAGGACCCGGTCGGGCTCAACTATTTCCGCCTTCAACCGGCTGAGCATTACGTGCTCAAGCATCTGGACGGCAAGACCAGCGCGAAGGAATTGAGCGAGCAGGTCGCGCGCCGCTTCCCCGACACGCCCGCCGAGCCGGACGATGTGCTGAGCTTCTACAAGATGCTTCAAAGCACGGGGCTTCTGCTGGGCGAAGGGCTCACGCACGGCGCCCAGATTCGCGAGACGCGCAACAAGCTGCGCCGAAGCCGCATGTGGGCCACGATCAGCAACTTCCTGTTCATCAAGCTGCCGGTGATGGACCCGGACCGGATGCTCGATTGGATTTACGCGCATGTGTCGTGGCTGATGAACAAGTGGACGTGCTGTCTCGCCGGCGCGTTCATGACGATCAGCGCCATCGCCGCGGTGCTTCAGATCGAGCACGTCGGCGTGGCGTCGATGCCGCTCTTGAGTTGGCAGAATCTATTGATCATGAGCGGCGTGTTCTTCACCGTGAAGATCATTCACGAGTTCGGGCACGGGCTCGCCGCCAAGCATCGCGGGCTGGAGGTGCACGAGCTTGGCGCGCTGTTCATGGTGTTCATCCCGATGTTCTACATCGACGTGTCGGACGCATGGATGGTGCCCCGCCGGCGGGATCGGCTCTGGATCAACGCGGGGGGCGTGTTCATCGAGTTCATCTTCGCGTCGATCGCCGTCTGGGTCTGGCTCGCCACCGATTCGGGCATCGCCAACATCATCGCGCTGGACATCATGATCAGCGCCTCGGTCACGACGCTCGTCTTCAACGCCAATCCGCTGCTCCGCTACGACGGGTACTACTTCATGATGGACTGGCTTGAGATTCCCAATCTCAAGACGAAGGCGACGCAGTTCGTGAGCTATCTGGCGAAGCGGTACCTGCTGAAGATGGAGAACGAGACGCCCCCGCCGGAGGCCGCCGCCAAGCCGATCTTCATGCCGATCTACGCGGCGCTTTCCGGCGCGTACCGCGTGATGATCACGTTCGGCATCATCGTGCTGGTGTATCACATTCTCGACCCGTACGGGCTCGAAGCGATCGGCTCCGTACTGGGACTCATCGCGGTCGCGCTGATGGTCATTCTCCCGGCGGTGCAGGGCGTGCGCTTCCTCTGGACGCATCAGGCCAAGACGTGGCGGCGGCTGGGGCTGAGTCTGGCGATCGCGGGCGTCGTCGCGCTCCTGTTCGCCGGGATCGCGATGATCCCGATGGAGGAGACGGTCGAGCACGCCACGGTCGCCCTCGCCGCCGAACGCCAGCCGGTCTACGCCCCGCAGCCCGGGCGCGTCGTCGAGCTGTTCGTCCGGGCGGACATGCAGCTTAAAGCGGGCGACCCGATTGTTCGCCTCGAAGACGAGGGGCTGGCGGAGCAGGTCGATTCGCTGGAGCTGGACCGCAAGCTGGCGCAGCTTGAGATGGAGATCGCGCGGCAGACGAATCATGTCGAGGACATCACCGCCATCGCCGCCCGACTTGACGTCATCGACGAACATCTGGCCGATGTGAAAAAGAAGATCGACGACCTGACCGTCCGCGCCCCGATCGACGGGCGGCTCTACACGCTTACGCGCATGGAGGGCCTGCTCGGCTCGTACCTCAAACGCGGCGTGCAGATCGGCACCGTCATCGGCCAGGGCCCGCGCGAACTCGTCGTCGTCCTCCCGCAGGTCGATGCGTCCCTCGTCCGCTCCGGTCAGCCGGCACGGGTCCGCATGTGGGCCACCGCGGCGCATACCTATCACGGCGTCGTCCAACGACTCGGCGGACAGTTCATCCGCGAGATGCCCCACGAAGCACTCTCCAGCGCCACCGGCGGCGAAGTGGACACCGTGCAGGTCGATCGCTATAAAACCAGACCCGCGGACCCGTCGGTCCTGGCGAAGATCGCCCTCGACGCCCCCCCCGACGCCCCGCTCAACGACGGCATGATCGGACGAAGCAAAATCGTCATCGGACAGACCACCCTCGGCGCCATGGAATGGCGCAACGTCAAAAAGGCCCTGAGTCTGGACTGGTGGCTATAAGAAACGCGATTCGCAGTCAGAAGGCACACACTTACCGCAACCCCGTGAAAGGCGATTGAACATGGCCAAGGACACCCCCGAGACGCACGAGACCGTCACCAGCCCCGAAAACCAACAGGTGCAGATCCGCGTCGACGACGCCGGCGCCACCACGCACTACTCCTCCCTCGCGCACGTCACCAGCAGCGCCGAGGAAATCATCGTCAGCTTCTCGCAGGGCCTCCGCCCCTCCGGCCAGCAGAACGTGGGCCTGATGAAGATCGACGAACGCGTCATCATGAGCCCCTGGGCCGCCAAACGCCTCGCCCTCGCGCTGAGCCAGACCGTCCAGCGCTATGAACAGACCTACGGCGCCATCGAAGTCGACCCCCGCAAGCGCATGACCCTCGGCGCCGCCGGCTCGACCAGCACCGCCCGCTGATCAAACTCCGATTCCGGAACGCGCATGACCACCGTACGCTCCGCATTGCTGCTCATGGCGATCGCGTTGACGTGGTGGTTTTGTCATGCCGACACGTGGCTCGTCTGGCTGATCTTCACGGCCCCGTGCATTCGGCTGGCGGTGACGCGGACGGGGCGGTCGTTGGGCGTGTTCCTGGTCACGCTCGCCTTCGGGTCGGCGCTGGCGGTCAGTGCGCATATCGGAACGGTGCACATGCTCGGCGGATTCATTCGGCCGCTCGAACTGCTATGGTCCGCGTGGTTCTACACCGGCTGTTTCACCACGCTCGAAGGCCTCGATTGGGCGCTGACGAAGTTGCTGACGCGCGTGCGGCCGGCGGGGCTGCGCAGCGGGGTGCGACTGGCGATCATCGTCATGCTCGTGCTGCCGCTGGCGGTGAGCATCATCGAAACCGTGCATCCCAAAACCGGCTACACGCTGCCGGACTACGCGGCGGACCTGCACCCGACCGAGTTCGTCACGCCGTCGACGAATCATGTCCGCATACACGGCTACTACTTCGACCGCGGGCATGACACGACGATCATCATCGCGCATGGACTGGGCGCGCATGCGGAGAACTTCATGCCCTTCGCCACCGCCCTGCTGCCCGACGAGCCGATCAACAGCATGATCATCGACCTGCGGGCGCACGGCTACAGCGGCGGGCACACCGCCAGTTTCGGATACCACGAAACCGACGATGTGCTGGCGGCGTTGAACTGGCTGCGCCAGACGCATCCGCAGGCGGCGAAACGCATCATTTTCTACGGGTTTTCGATGGGCGCAGCGGCGGCGGTCCGCGCGGCGGAGCGGACGCCGGAGTGCATCGGCGTGATCCTCGATTCGGGATATGCGCGGCTGACGGAGATGGCGTGGATCATCGCCGGGGAGATTCCGCGGCCGTTCAACTACTACTGCTTCTACACCGCGGTGCCGACGGCTTCGGCGTTGTGTCAGGCGCCGTTGTGGACGCTCGCGCCGGTGGACACGGTGGCGAAGCTGCATGTGCCGGTGCATGTGGCGCACGGAGCGGCGGACACACTGATTCCCGTGAGTCAGGGACGCGAACTTCTCAAAGCACCGAACGTCACGGGAAGCATCGTGCCGGGCGGGACGCATACGAATCTTTCGTCCGCCGACCCGGCGTACTTCGTCAAACTCGGGCGTTTCGTCGAATTGCTGATGAGGCCCGCTTCGAGCGACGCCCCGTCAACCCCGCCGCAAGGACCGACCATCCAAGCGCGCTGACCGGTTCGGGCACCGAAGTGGTCATCCCGCCCGATGCTTCGTTGACGAACCCGGGATTCAAACCCGTGCCCTCGGCGAATGCATCGGCCGCATTAAGAATCGCAAACTGATCGGTGTAGTTGGAGCCGTCGATCATGCGCACAAGGGCCTGCCCCGTGGTGATGGTCATCGGCGTCTCGCCGGCGAATGCGCGCGGCGTGATCTGCGGCGTGCCTTTGGTCACATAGGTCACGGCATCAAGCACGCCCGTCACCGCGAGGACGACGGCGCCGGCGTTCCCCGCGACAAGTCCGGTGCTGTGATCATAAATGACCAGCGCGCGGGCCGCGCTGAAGGTCGCCGACAGGAACAGCGAACCCGACAATGGGCTAAAGCGCACATCCGACGGCGGCGACGCGACGGGCCAGGTCCCTTCATGCACGATGTACGTATCGGCGCCGGCGCGGGCGGTGAGCGTCGTGACGGACATGACGAGCCAGTTGCCGTTGGTGCTGGCGTTGAGGACGACGAAGTCGAACTTCGATCCCGCCGGCGCGAGCGGCGCGAAGATTTCCACGTACGCCGGGTACGTTCCGCCGGGCCCCGCATCGGCGCGGGTGAGCACTTCACTGACGCGCGCGACATATGCGGCCCGACCGACCGCCGGCCCAGCCAACAGCATCATCAAAATGACCCAGCCCGTTTTGTCTGACATGGCCGCTTTTTTTCTTGACGGGCATGATACAGAAGTGCCAGCATGCTGTCACCCCTCTTTTTCAGAACAAGTTGTCAGCCGCGGGCTTGTTGGCGCGACGAATCAGCCAGCGACACGCACGCACCGATTAAACCTTGCAAGCATCATCGAATATATTCTTGTCGCCTCGCGGGCAAGAGACGAAGGGCCGCGAGAAATATCGAGCGATGAGCGGTACCTCGTGATCAACACATCGATCTCATCGCGCCATGCCGATGATTTCGTGATAGTTGTCGCGGAAGAACTGCGTCCAGGCGAGGCGATCGTTGGTCTGCGCATCGGGGTCGCTCTTCCATCGCGCGGGCGAGCCGAGCAGCTCCTCCTGCGTGAACGGCAGGCGGTCGAAAAGCGTGATCATCGAATCGCGCCGCGCGGCATCCTTCTCCCTGCAGATCGCCATCCACGCCGTGCGCAGATCCTCATGCACATCCATCGCCATCGCGTGCAGCACCGTCGGCAGCACCATGAAATAGCTGGGCGTGCCCTCGGGTTTGGGTTTGGCGATCAGATACGGATTGACCTTGTCGGTCATCGACGCCATCTCGTCGGGCGTGTACATGTCGCGGCGGACGGGCGGACGGCGCAGCTCAAACTGCTCGGGTCCGTCGGGCTCGCCCCTGCGGTAGCACCAGAGGCGCTGGCCCTGCGTACTGAGCAGGAAGCGCACGAAATCGACGGCCAGTTCGCGATGCGGCGCCCCGCGCAGCACCGCCACCGGATCGGGCGTCACCACCGTCGCATCCGCCGGGGCGACGTAGCCCATGCGCTCCGCGCCGACGACCTGCGCCTGGTACCGGCCGTAAAAGTCGATGCACATCCCCGCCATCGCTTCGCCCTGGGACACATCGACGGGGACTTTGGACGAGCTGGCGGCGAAGTAGCGCGCATTGGCGCAGACGCGACGCAGCGTGCGCCAGCCGCGCTCCCAACCGTAGCGCTGCAGGATCGCGTCGTACGTCACGCGGATCGACCCCGAGTGCGACGGGTCCGCCAGCGCCACCAGCCGGAAGTATCGAAAGTCGTTCAGATCCGACCACGTCTGCGGCTCCGCAAGCCCCGCGTTCTTCAACAGGTCATTGTTGTACGCGATGCCGAAGCTCGAGAGCACCACGCCCCACCACATGCGGTCCTTGTCATAGAGCCGCACATCCGCGATCGTCGGATCGGGATACACCTCCGCGAGCATGGCGTCGTCGAAGTCCTCGGGGCTGATCGGCGAAAGCACGGTATGGGGCTTGCCGTCGCGCTTGACGCCGGGCTTGAGTGTGGAGTTGAAGAAGTAGTCGCCCCCGCCGAAGACCAGATCGTAGCCGGCGCCGTCGTCCATGCGATCGTGATCGAGGAGCGCGGCATACTCGGAAAGCAACTGGCGTTCGATGTCGCTTGTCCCGCCGATGGCGCGCCAGTCGATGACGACGCGCTTGCCGGTCTTGGCCTGGTGCCACTTGTCGAAAGCGCGTTCGATTTCGTAGCGGATCTGTTCGTTGTGCGGCGTGATGATGACGAGCTTGAGCGCCTCGGGGTCGACGGCGGCGCTGGTCGGATGAAGCACCAGCGGGACGCCGAGGATCAGCGCCAAGAGGCCGAGAATCACCAGCCGCGGGGTCCATTCGCTCATGTTCAATAGCGTATCAGAATCAACAGGAGCACGCCGCAACTTCGTGGCGTGCTCCTGTCGCAAGAAAAGCCGGAACGGGTCGGTGTGCATCAGCCCGCCCCGGCCGTACGCCCGCACATCCGGGTGCGAGCACAACGTTCGGGGCCGATCACTTATGGATCGCCACATTCTGGGCCGTCCCGCTCTGATACGTCACGGTGACCTTGGCGTCGGGCATGAGCACTTCGGCGGCGAGCGCGGGCTTGCCGTCGACGGTGTAGACGGTCTGCTCGTTGGTGCTCAGGCGCAGATCCTTGTCATTGTCGAGGCGAACGA
Protein-coding regions in this window:
- a CDS encoding extracellular solute-binding protein, giving the protein MWRSISDRPRTLCSHPDVRAYGRGGLMHTDPFRLFLRQEHATKLRRAPVDSDTLLNMSEWTPRLVILGLLALILGVPLVLHPTSAAVDPEALKLVIITPHNEQIRYEIERAFDKWHQAKTGKRVVIDWRAIGGTSDIERQLLSEYAALLDHDRMDDGAGYDLVFGGGDYFFNSTLKPGVKRDGKPHTVLSPISPEDFDDAMLAEVYPDPTIADVRLYDKDRMWWGVVLSSFGIAYNNDLLKNAGLAEPQTWSDLNDFRYFRLVALADPSHSGSIRVTYDAILQRYGWERGWRTLRRVCANARYFAASSSKVPVDVSQGEAMAGMCIDFYGRYQAQVVGAERMGYVAPADATVVTPDPVAVLRGAPHRELAVDFVRFLLSTQGQRLWCYRRGEPDGPEQFELRRPPVRRDMYTPDEMASMTDKVNPYLIAKPKPEGTPSYFMVLPTVLHAMAMDVHEDLRTAWMAICREKDAARRDSMITLFDRLPFTQEELLGSPARWKSDPDAQTNDRLAWTQFFRDNYHEIIGMAR